Proteins co-encoded in one Neodiprion lecontei isolate iyNeoLeco1 chromosome 3, iyNeoLeco1.1, whole genome shotgun sequence genomic window:
- the LOC107223784 gene encoding cyclin-dependent kinase 4-like codes for MAERSRRPSSELGSDPASSPPPAKKPRTTSGDYGESGESSVEPKSLGEPGTTTPPPVTSSVGSEHTEPRGADQTGGQPDERPSAPSPVPGPSGITEAEGDVIVVPLPPLSLLPKSGSGETSAGQLEPGIAGAFTVQASLMGESTHYQELSLIGNGAYGTVYKAKDPASGQVVALKKVRVPITDDGLPTSTLREIAALKQLDQFEHPHIVKLLDVCQGLSTEDERSETVNRGLTLWLVFEHVERDLASFMASCPPPGIPGNKIKQMSREILLGVDFLHSHRIVHRDLKPQNLLVTSQGRIKIADFGLAKIYDFEMRLTSVVVTLWYRSPEVLLGCAYATPVDIWSVGCILAELSRLEPLFPGTSEGDQLDRIFQVIGTPSQQEWPEDVSLGWTAFPHRQPVPLRSVIPDLPDPGLDLIQKILKFNQRSRLTAAQALNHRYFTAESS; via the exons ATGGCAGAGAGGTCCCGGCGGCCGAGCTCCGAGCTCGGATCAGACCCGGCTTCATCACCGCCGCCAGCCAAGAAGCCCAGGACGACCTCCGGGGACTACGGAGAGTCCGGTGAATCCTCGGTGGAACCCAAATCACTCGGGGAACCGGGAACAACAACCCCGCCGCCGGTCACTTCGAGCGTCGGCAGCGAGCACACCGAGCCTCGAGGAGCCGATCAGACGGGAGGCCAGCCAGACGAACGGCCCTCGGCTCCGTCCCCAGTTCCCGGCCCTTCGGGCATAACGGAGGCGGAGGGAGACGTGATCGTCGTTCCTCTGCCACCCTTGTCTCTCTTGCCTAAATCGGGCAGCGGGGAGACGAGCGCCGGGCAGCTGGAGCCCGGCATCGCCGGAGCTTTCACGGTGCAGGCATCGCTGATGGGAGAGTCAACCCACTACCAGGAATTGTCCCTTATCGGGAACGGGGCCTACGGGACCGTCTACAAGGCGAAGGACCCCGCGAGCGGGCAGGTTGTCGCTCTGAAAAAGGTCCGCGTCCCGATCACCGACGATGGCCTACCGACCTCGACGCTGCGGGAAATTGCCGCCCTCAAGCAGCTCGACCAATTCGAGCACCCGCACATT GTAAAACTTTTGGATGTCTGTCAGGGCCTGTCGACAGAGGACGAGCGATCGGAAACGGTGAACCGAGGCTTAACGTTGTGGCTCGTATTCGAACACGTCGAACGAGATCTCGCCTCGTTCATGGCATCCTGCCCTCCGCCTGGTATTCCGGGTAACAAGATCAAGCAAATGTCCAGGGAAATACTCCTCGGCGTCGACTTCCTTCATAGTCACAGGATCGTTCATCGTGACCTCAAGCCTCAGAATTTGCTCGTCACGAGTCAAGGGAGAATCAAAATAGCTGACTTTGGTCTGGCCAAGATTTATGACTTCGAAATGCGGCTCACTTCCGTG GTCGTAACGCTGTGGTATCGGTCGCCGGAAGTACTTTTGGGATGCGCGTACGCGACTCCGGTGGACATTTGGTCAGTTGGGTGCATCCTGGCCGAACTCAGCAGACTTGAACCACTTTTTCCAGGAACGAGCGAAGGCGATCAGCTAGACAGAATATTTCA AGTGATTGGCACGCCGTCGCAGCAAGAATGGCCGGAGGACGTCTCTTTGGGTTGGACAGCGTTTCCGCACCGACAACCTGTTCCTCTCAGATCTGTAATTCCGGATCTACCCGATCCTGGTTTGGACTTgatacaaaaaattctcaagtTCAACCAGCGTAGTCGTTTGACTGCCGCACAAGCGCTCAATCATCGATACTTCACGGCAGAGAGTTCTTGA